In Polaromonas sp. JS666, one genomic interval encodes:
- the recG gene encoding ATP-dependent DNA helicase RecG, with amino-acid sequence MSPPGAPARKAATFEEMAGDRGAPKAQVEKPQAKSPAQKALEKLGLRRDIDLALHLPLRYEDETRIVQLRDARDGDMVQIEAQVTHSEVTFRPRRQLRVTVDDGSDTCVLRFLNFYPSHQKTLSVGARVRVRGEIRGGSFAGGFGREMVHPSFKLAGGELPGALTPVYPTVASLPQAYLRKAVLSGLARADLSETIPQQFLNKNLPQPLSDLREALQFLHHPTPDVMLSTLEDRSHPAWQRLKAEELLAQQLSQLQARRGRAAMRAPALGGQSMRNPAADDGASLQGPHCTLHEQLLERLPFRLTPAQQRVCAEIDADLQKSIPMHRLLQGDVGSGKTVVAALATARCMGAGWQCALMAPTEILAEQHFRKLIGWLEPLGIRTAWLTGSQKAKERREALALIKSGEAGLVIGTHAVIQDKVEFKNLALAIIDEQHRFGVAQRLALRSKMTEGGQEPHLLMMTATPIPRTLAMSYYADLDVSTIDELPPGRTPIVTKVVNDARRDEVIERIRGQLLEGRQVYWVCPLIEESESIDLINATQTHEALSAALPGVGVGLLHSRMPVAEKKAVMSLFTEGVMGVLVSTTVIEVGVDVPNASLMVIEHAERFGLSQLHQLRGRVGRGAAASACVLLYSTGDAPRLGETARERLKAMVQTHDGFEIARRDLEIRGPGEFLGARQSGAPLLRFADLATDTQLLAWARGVAPVMLDQHAGLAQRHILRWLGGKAEFLKA; translated from the coding sequence ATGTCGCCACCCGGTGCTCCTGCCCGAAAAGCCGCCACCTTCGAGGAGATGGCCGGGGACAGGGGTGCGCCCAAAGCCCAGGTTGAAAAACCCCAGGCCAAATCCCCCGCACAAAAGGCCCTCGAAAAACTGGGTCTGCGCCGCGACATTGACCTGGCCCTGCATCTACCCCTGCGCTATGAGGATGAAACCCGCATCGTGCAGCTGCGCGATGCGCGGGACGGCGATATGGTGCAGATCGAAGCACAGGTGACGCACAGCGAAGTCACGTTTCGGCCGCGCCGCCAGTTGCGGGTGACGGTGGACGACGGCAGCGACACCTGCGTGCTGCGCTTCCTCAACTTCTACCCCTCGCACCAGAAGACCCTGAGCGTCGGTGCCCGGGTGCGGGTGCGCGGCGAGATCCGGGGCGGCTCCTTCGCGGGAGGTTTTGGCCGCGAGATGGTGCACCCCAGCTTCAAGCTGGCGGGCGGCGAACTGCCCGGCGCGCTGACGCCGGTGTACCCGACAGTGGCCAGTTTGCCGCAGGCCTATCTGCGCAAGGCCGTGCTCAGCGGCCTGGCCCGCGCCGACCTCAGTGAAACCATCCCCCAGCAATTTTTGAATAAAAACCTGCCGCAGCCCCTGTCGGATTTGCGGGAAGCGCTGCAGTTTTTGCACCACCCCACGCCGGATGTGATGCTGTCCACACTGGAAGACCGCAGCCATCCGGCGTGGCAGCGGCTGAAGGCCGAGGAACTGCTGGCCCAGCAGCTGTCGCAGCTGCAGGCCCGCCGCGGGCGTGCCGCCATGCGTGCCCCGGCCCTGGGCGGCCAGTCGATGCGCAACCCCGCAGCGGATGATGGGGCGAGCCTGCAGGGGCCACACTGCACCCTGCACGAGCAGCTGCTGGAGCGTCTGCCCTTTCGGCTGACGCCGGCCCAGCAGCGTGTCTGCGCAGAGATAGACGCCGACCTGCAGAAAAGCATTCCCATGCACCGCCTGCTGCAGGGCGACGTGGGCTCCGGCAAGACCGTGGTGGCGGCGCTGGCAACGGCCCGCTGCATGGGTGCCGGCTGGCAATGCGCGCTGATGGCGCCCACCGAAATCCTGGCCGAGCAGCACTTTCGCAAACTGATCGGCTGGCTGGAGCCGCTGGGCATCAGGACCGCCTGGCTCACCGGCAGCCAGAAAGCCAAAGAGCGGCGCGAGGCGCTGGCGCTGATTAAAAGCGGCGAGGCGGGCCTGGTCATTGGCACGCACGCCGTAATCCAGGACAAGGTCGAGTTCAAAAATCTCGCGCTGGCCATCATTGACGAGCAGCACCGCTTTGGCGTGGCGCAGCGGCTGGCATTGCGCAGCAAGATGACTGAGGGCGGGCAGGAACCCCATTTGCTGATGATGACCGCCACGCCGATTCCGCGCACGCTGGCCATGAGCTACTACGCCGACCTGGACGTCTCGACGATTGACGAGCTGCCACCCGGCCGCACCCCCATCGTGACCAAGGTGGTGAACGATGCCCGGCGCGACGAAGTGATTGAGCGCATACGCGGCCAGCTTCTAGAGGGCCGGCAGGTCTACTGGGTCTGTCCGCTGATTGAAGAGAGCGAGTCAATCGACCTGATCAACGCCACCCAGACGCATGAAGCCTTGAGCGCGGCCTTGCCGGGTGTCGGGGTGGGCCTGTTGCATTCGCGCATGCCGGTCGCCGAGAAAAAAGCCGTGATGAGCCTGTTCACCGAGGGCGTGATGGGCGTGCTGGTCAGCACCACCGTGATCGAGGTGGGGGTGGATGTACCCAATGCCTCGCTGATGGTGATCGAGCATGCCGAGCGTTTTGGCCTCTCCCAGCTGCACCAGCTGCGCGGCCGGGTCGGCCGGGGCGCAGCGGCGTCAGCCTGCGTGCTGCTGTATTCGACCGGCGACGCGCCGCGGCTCGGCGAGACGGCGCGGGAGCGCCTCAAGGCCATGGTCCAGACCCATGACGGGTTTGAAATCGCCCGGCGTGATCTGGAAATTCGCGGTCCCGGTGAATTTCTGGGGGCCCGCCAGTCGGGCGCGCCCTTGCTGCGGTTTGCCGACCTGGCCACCGATACCCAGCTGCTGGCCTGGGCGCGGGGGGTAGCGCCGGTGATGCTGGATCAGCATGCCGGGCTGGCGCAGCGGCATATTTTGCGGTGGTTGGGGGGGAAGGCTGAGTTTTTGAAGGCTTGA
- a CDS encoding type II toxin-antitoxin system RelE/ParE family toxin yields MKRVFKTKTFDRWARKVVSDLLLCQAASEIEQGLFEADLGGGVCKKRVAVPGRGTSGSTRTLVAKKHRSAIFFLAGREKSQPGSDFSDKEVDATKIIASRLQAADAQKLDELLAAEILKEICNGK; encoded by the coding sequence ATGAAACGAGTCTTCAAAACCAAGACCTTTGACCGCTGGGCGCGCAAGGTGGTGAGCGATCTGCTGCTTTGCCAGGCCGCCAGCGAGATAGAGCAGGGTTTGTTTGAGGCGGATTTGGGTGGCGGGGTGTGCAAGAAGCGCGTGGCGGTGCCCGGGCGGGGTACAAGTGGATCGACCCGTACCCTGGTGGCCAAGAAGCACAGGAGTGCCATTTTCTTTCTGGCCGGGCGTGAGAAGAGCCAGCCGGGGTCTGATTTTTCGGACAAGGAAGTGGATGCCACGAAAATCATCGCGTCTAGACTGCAGGCTGCAGACGCTCAAAAACTCGATGAACTGCTTGCGGCTGAAATCCTGAAGGAGATTTGTAATGGCAAATAA
- a CDS encoding helix-turn-helix domain-containing protein produces MANKKPTEKNRVLDEMMEMAQALQGHELISKQDMAKMKLICQSPPEYTAEKVTAIRVGRAKVSQSVLASILNVSVSAVQKWESPSSGKHPSGAAAKLLQLIDKKGLESILA; encoded by the coding sequence ATGGCAAATAAAAAACCAACTGAAAAGAACCGCGTTCTGGACGAGATGATGGAGATGGCGCAGGCCCTGCAAGGGCACGAACTTATCTCCAAACAAGACATGGCCAAAATGAAACTCATCTGCCAGAGTCCGCCCGAATACACCGCCGAAAAGGTCACGGCCATTCGAGTGGGAAGGGCAAAGGTCAGCCAATCGGTGCTGGCGTCCATCTTGAACGTGAGCGTTTCAGCCGTTCAAAAGTGGGAGTCACCCAGTTCAGGCAAGCACCCCAGTGGCGCTGCGGCCAAACTGCTTCAGCTCATTGACAAAAAGGGCCTGGAGTCCATTCTTGCTTGA
- a CDS encoding LysR substrate-binding domain-containing protein, translating to MTLTELKYIVAVAREKHFGKGAEACHVSQPTLSVAIKKLEEELQVKLFERNANEITVTPLGEEIVRQAQSVLEQAENIREIAKRGKDPLAGALRLGVIYTIGPYLLPDLVRQAIAKTPQMPLMLQENFTVKLLEELRTGEIDCAILAEPFPDTNLAIAPLYDEPFMAAVPSAHALAARISVSAEELKKETMLLLGNGHCFRDHVLEVCPEFARFSSSADGIRKSFEGSSLETIKHMVAAGMGITLVPRLGVPKEALLEAPVAKKPAKGKAAMAAAAAAAQPNFIKYLPFEGHVPSRRVVLAWRRSFTRYEAIAALRNAIYACELPGVTRLS from the coding sequence ATGACGCTGACCGAACTCAAATACATCGTCGCCGTGGCCCGGGAAAAGCATTTTGGCAAGGGCGCCGAGGCCTGCCATGTCTCGCAGCCGACGCTCAGCGTCGCCATCAAGAAGCTCGAGGAAGAGCTGCAGGTCAAGCTGTTTGAGCGCAATGCCAATGAAATTACCGTCACGCCGCTGGGCGAAGAGATCGTGCGCCAGGCGCAAAGCGTGCTGGAGCAGGCCGAGAACATCCGCGAAATTGCCAAGCGCGGCAAAGACCCGCTGGCTGGCGCCTTGCGGTTGGGGGTGATCTACACCATAGGCCCCTACCTGCTGCCCGACCTGGTGCGTCAGGCCATCGCCAAAACACCGCAAATGCCGCTGATGCTGCAGGAAAACTTCACCGTCAAACTGCTGGAGGAATTGCGCACCGGCGAGATTGACTGCGCTATCCTGGCCGAGCCGTTTCCCGACACCAACCTGGCGATTGCGCCGCTCTACGACGAGCCCTTCATGGCGGCCGTTCCCAGCGCCCACGCGCTGGCCGCGCGCATCAGCGTGTCTGCCGAAGAGCTCAAGAAGGAAACCATGCTGCTGCTGGGCAACGGGCACTGCTTTCGCGACCATGTGCTGGAGGTCTGTCCGGAGTTCGCGCGCTTTTCCAGCAGCGCTGACGGCATCCGCAAGAGCTTTGAAGGCTCGTCGCTGGAAACCATCAAGCACATGGTAGCTGCGGGCATGGGCATCACGCTGGTGCCGCGTCTGGGCGTGCCCAAGGAAGCGCTGCTCGAGGCGCCGGTGGCCAAAAAACCCGCCAAAGGCAAGGCAGCGATGGCGGCCGCAGCGGCTGCCGCGCAGCCCAACTTCATCAAATACCTGCCGTTTGAAGGGCACGTGCCCAGCCGGCGCGTGGTGCTGGCCTGGCGCCGCAGCTTCACGCGCTATGAAGCGATTGCGGCGTTGCGCAATGCCATTTACGCCTGCGAGTTGCCGGGTGTCACACGATTGTCCTGA
- a CDS encoding Dyp-type peroxidase translates to MSLSQPGISQAVPTVGRYAFFSITAPAAAQPAVLRQSLQRLAPLVDGQAVVAAFGARLVAALGGTVPGLRDFPVLSEGAVEVPATPTALCLWLRGSDQGDLVLLTRRLEKALAPAFHLDRVIESFRHGRGPTGHGRDLTGYEDGTENPEGEAADAAAFVQGLGAGLDGSSFVAIQQWLHDLDAFEAMSRAEQDNTVGRRRSDNEELEDAPESSHVKRTAQESFQPEAFVLRRSMPWALHAPGGSKVGLVFVAFGCSFDAFEAQMRRMAGLDDGIVDALFRISRPVSGAYLWCPPMQAGRLDLRQLGL, encoded by the coding sequence ATGAGCCTCTCCCAACCTGGAATTTCGCAAGCGGTGCCCACCGTCGGGCGCTATGCTTTTTTCTCGATCACAGCCCCGGCTGCCGCGCAGCCGGCGGTCCTGCGCCAAAGCCTGCAGCGCCTCGCTCCGCTGGTGGACGGCCAGGCCGTGGTGGCTGCCTTCGGCGCCAGGCTGGTTGCGGCCCTGGGCGGAACAGTCCCGGGCCTGCGCGACTTTCCGGTCCTTTCGGAGGGTGCTGTGGAGGTTCCGGCCACGCCGACCGCGCTGTGCCTGTGGCTGCGCGGCAGTGACCAGGGTGACTTGGTGTTGCTGACGCGGCGACTGGAAAAGGCGCTGGCGCCGGCCTTTCACCTGGATCGCGTGATCGAGTCCTTTCGCCACGGCCGGGGGCCGACCGGCCACGGCCGCGACCTCACGGGCTACGAAGATGGCACCGAAAACCCGGAAGGCGAGGCGGCCGATGCCGCCGCTTTCGTGCAGGGCCTGGGCGCGGGACTCGACGGATCGAGTTTTGTCGCTATCCAGCAGTGGCTGCATGACCTGGATGCGTTCGAAGCCATGAGCCGGGCCGAGCAGGATAACACCGTGGGCCGGCGACGCAGCGACAACGAAGAACTGGAGGACGCACCCGAATCGTCCCACGTCAAACGCACCGCACAGGAAAGCTTTCAACCCGAGGCTTTTGTGCTGCGCCGCTCCATGCCGTGGGCGCTGCATGCGCCGGGCGGCAGCAAGGTCGGTTTGGTGTTTGTGGCGTTTGGCTGCTCGTTCGATGCGTTTGAAGCGCAGATGCGCCGCATGGCGGGGCTGGACGATGGCATTGTGGATGCGCTGTTTCGTATCTCCAGACCGGTCAGCGGGGCCTACCTGTGGTGTCCGCCCATGCAGGCTGGCCGGCTCGATCTGCGGCAGCTCGGCTTGTGA
- the ubiA gene encoding 4-hydroxybenzoate octaprenyltransferase, whose product MLRRKLGLYLALIRWNRPAGWLLLLWPTLSALWVASHGFPGWHLLTVFTLGTILMRSAGCCVNDVADRDFDRHVKRTAQRPVTSGQVSVREALVLGAVLALLAFGLVLTTNAATIAWSFAALAVTLAYPFAKRYVSMPQAVLGVAFSFGIPMAFAAVQSRVPLLAWVLLLGNLCWVIAYDTEYAMVDRDDDLKIGMKTSAITLGRFDVAGVMLSYLVYLSVWALALADIPQAAIYWMAIGLAGLQALWHGWLIRKRERDDCFKAFRLNHWLGFTVFAGIALSYLAA is encoded by the coding sequence ATGCTGCGCCGCAAACTGGGTCTTTACCTTGCGCTGATCCGCTGGAACCGTCCGGCGGGCTGGCTGCTGCTGCTCTGGCCTACGCTGTCGGCGCTATGGGTGGCCTCGCACGGCTTTCCGGGCTGGCACTTGCTGACGGTGTTCACGCTGGGAACCATCCTGATGCGCAGCGCGGGCTGTTGTGTCAACGATGTGGCGGACCGGGACTTTGACCGGCATGTCAAGCGCACGGCCCAGCGGCCGGTCACCAGCGGCCAGGTGTCGGTGCGGGAGGCGCTGGTGCTGGGTGCCGTGCTGGCCCTGCTGGCGTTCGGCCTGGTGCTGACCACCAATGCCGCCACCATCGCCTGGTCCTTTGCTGCGCTGGCCGTGACGCTGGCGTACCCCTTTGCAAAGCGTTATGTGTCCATGCCGCAGGCGGTGCTGGGCGTGGCTTTCAGTTTTGGCATTCCGATGGCATTTGCCGCCGTGCAGTCCCGCGTGCCGCTGCTGGCCTGGGTTCTGCTATTGGGCAACCTGTGCTGGGTGATTGCCTACGACACCGAGTACGCCATGGTGGACCGCGACGATGACCTGAAGATAGGCATGAAAACCTCGGCCATCACGCTGGGGCGGTTCGATGTGGCGGGGGTCATGCTCAGTTACCTGGTGTACCTGTCGGTTTGGGCTCTGGCCCTTGCCGACATTCCGCAAGCAGCTATTTATTGGATGGCAATCGGGCTGGCAGGGCTGCAGGCGCTGTGGCATGGCTGGCTGATCCGCAAGCGTGAGCGCGACGATTGCTTCAAGGCGTTTCGTCTCAATCACTGGCTGGGCTTCACGGTGTTTGCCGGTATTGCCCTGTCCTATCTGGCAGCTTGA
- the proC gene encoding pyrroline-5-carboxylate reductase, with protein sequence MSTPNPGSNEHIAFIGGGNMASAVIGGLLKQGLPAGQIQVVEPFAEQRARLVQQFGVAVSDAPGASLSSAGLVVWAVKPQTFKEAAAQARAHTQAALHLSVAAGIRSDSIAQWLGTERVVRSMPNTPALVGKGMTALFARPAATAADRAAVERVIQTTGEYLWLNDEVQLDAVTALSGSGPAYVFYFLEAMIQAGTDMGLEPEQARKLAVGTFVGASALAHASDEPLEVLRARVTSKGGTTYAALTSMEQAGIKQQFMQAIEAARQRAGELGDEFGAA encoded by the coding sequence ATGAGCACCCCAAACCCAGGCAGCAACGAACACATCGCCTTCATCGGCGGCGGCAACATGGCCAGCGCCGTCATTGGCGGCCTGCTCAAGCAGGGCCTTCCGGCCGGGCAGATCCAGGTGGTGGAACCTTTTGCCGAGCAGCGGGCCAGGCTTGTGCAGCAGTTCGGCGTGGCGGTCAGCGACGCCCCGGGCGCTTCGCTGAGCAGCGCCGGCCTGGTCGTCTGGGCCGTCAAGCCCCAGACCTTCAAGGAGGCGGCAGCGCAAGCCCGCGCCCACACCCAGGCCGCCCTGCACCTGAGCGTGGCCGCCGGCATCCGCTCGGACAGCATTGCGCAGTGGCTGGGCACCGAGCGCGTGGTGCGCTCCATGCCCAACACGCCGGCACTGGTGGGCAAGGGCATGACGGCCCTGTTTGCCCGCCCCGCCGCCACCGCCGCGGACCGTGCGGCGGTCGAACGCGTGATCCAGACCACCGGTGAGTATTTGTGGCTGAACGACGAAGTGCAGCTGGATGCCGTGACCGCGCTGTCCGGCTCCGGGCCAGCCTATGTGTTTTACTTCCTTGAGGCCATGATCCAGGCCGGCACGGACATGGGCCTGGAACCCGAGCAGGCCCGCAAGCTGGCCGTGGGAACCTTCGTCGGCGCGTCGGCGCTGGCCCACGCATCGGACGAGCCGCTCGAAGTCCTGCGCGCCCGCGTCACCTCCAAGGGCGGCACCACCTATGCGGCCCTCACCTCGATGGAGCAGGCAGGCATCAAGCAGCAGTTCATGCAGGCCATCGAGGCCGCCCGGCAACGCGCTGGCGAATTGGGTGACGAGTTCGGCGCCGCCTGA
- the glpK gene encoding glycerol kinase GlpK has translation MTYLLALDQGTSSSRSIVFDELGHIVAQAQQELPQIYPKPGWVEHDPMEIWRTQLATAREALGKAGLKASDIRALGITNQRETTVVWHRATGQPIHNAIVWQDRRAEATCAQLREQGKEALIQSKTGLLIDAYFSGTKLKWLLDNVPGVRAQAERGELAFGTIDSWLMWQLTGGALHATDVSNASRTMLFNVRTNQWDAELLDLLGIPASLMPQVLPSSAHYGETRPELLGHAIAIGGVAGDQQSALFGQACFKAGMAKNTYGTGCFMLMHTGTQFQTSHNGLLTTSAAQTTAHPEFAMEGSVFVGGAVVQWLRDGLHAIQGSGEVQALAQSVPDSGGVMMVPAFTGLGAPYWKPDARGTITGLTRGTTVAHIARAALESIAYQSAALLQAMSRDAVSSGAAPLAELRVDGGACANDLLMQFQADLLGIPVLRPAVIETTALGAAYLAGLSSGVYRSTDELSGMWRAERTFLPTLGADSAAALMNRWEHAVRQTVLP, from the coding sequence ATGACTTATTTGCTCGCCCTTGACCAGGGCACCTCCAGCTCCCGCAGCATTGTGTTTGACGAGCTGGGCCACATCGTGGCCCAGGCCCAGCAGGAGCTGCCCCAGATCTATCCCAAACCAGGCTGGGTCGAACATGACCCGATGGAAATCTGGCGCACCCAACTGGCCACGGCGCGCGAAGCGCTCGGCAAAGCGGGACTGAAAGCGAGCGACATTCGCGCCCTGGGCATCACCAACCAGCGCGAAACCACGGTGGTGTGGCACCGCGCGACCGGCCAACCCATCCATAACGCCATCGTCTGGCAGGACCGTCGCGCCGAAGCGACCTGCGCGCAACTGCGCGAGCAGGGCAAGGAAGCGCTGATCCAGTCCAAGACCGGCTTGTTGATTGATGCCTATTTTTCGGGCACCAAGCTCAAGTGGCTGCTCGACAACGTACCCGGCGTGCGCGCGCAGGCCGAACGCGGCGAGCTGGCCTTTGGCACCATCGACAGCTGGCTGATGTGGCAACTGACGGGCGGCGCGCTGCACGCCACTGACGTCAGCAATGCCTCGCGCACCATGCTGTTCAATGTGCGCACCAACCAGTGGGACGCCGAGCTGCTGGACCTGCTGGGCATTCCCGCTTCGCTCATGCCCCAGGTGCTGCCGTCCAGCGCGCACTACGGCGAAACCCGGCCCGAGCTGCTGGGCCACGCGATAGCGATCGGCGGCGTCGCCGGCGACCAGCAAAGTGCGCTGTTTGGCCAGGCCTGCTTCAAGGCAGGCATGGCCAAAAACACCTATGGCACCGGCTGCTTCATGCTGATGCACACCGGCACGCAATTCCAGACCTCGCACAACGGCCTGCTGACCACCAGCGCCGCGCAAACCACGGCGCACCCCGAATTTGCCATGGAGGGCAGCGTGTTTGTCGGCGGTGCGGTGGTGCAGTGGCTGCGCGATGGCCTGCACGCCATCCAGGGCAGCGGCGAGGTGCAGGCGCTGGCGCAAAGCGTGCCCGACTCCGGCGGCGTCATGATGGTGCCGGCCTTCACCGGCCTGGGCGCCCCCTACTGGAAACCCGATGCCCGCGGCACCATCACCGGGCTGACCCGCGGCACCACTGTGGCCCATATTGCGCGTGCCGCGCTGGAAAGCATTGCCTACCAGAGTGCCGCCCTGCTGCAGGCCATGAGCCGGGATGCGGTGAGCAGCGGTGCGGCGCCCCTGGCCGAGCTGCGCGTTGACGGTGGGGCGTGCGCCAATGATTTGCTGATGCAGTTCCAGGCCGACCTGCTGGGCATTCCGGTGCTGCGACCGGCGGTGATTGAAACCACGGCCCTGGGCGCGGCTTACCTGGCCGGCCTTTCCAGCGGGGTGTACCGCAGCACGGACGAGCTGTCCGGCATGTGGCGCGCGGAGCGGACGTTTTTGCCTACCCTGGGCGCCGACAGCGCGGCGGCGTTGATGAATCGGTGGGAGCATGCCGTCAGGCAGACGGTGCTTCCGTAA
- a CDS encoding DeoR/GlpR family DNA-binding transcription regulator, whose protein sequence is MNSNPRQIKLLDFVRAHGAASVEQLADKLGVTLQTVRRDVQRLADAGLLARFHGGVRVPSSTVENIAHQQRKSLSAEGKARIARAVAQRVPNDCSLILNIGTTTEAVAKALLHHKGLRVITNNLNVAEILCGNPDCEVIVAGGVVRARDRGIVGEAAVDFIRQFRVDIAVIGISGIEPDGSLRDFDYREVKVAQAIIAHAREVWLAADSSKFNRPAMVELAQLSQIDRLFTDKAPPEPFPALLEEANVICEIAHA, encoded by the coding sequence GTGAACTCCAACCCCAGGCAAATCAAGCTTCTTGACTTCGTACGCGCCCATGGCGCGGCCTCTGTTGAGCAACTCGCCGACAAGCTGGGTGTCACCCTGCAGACCGTGCGGCGCGATGTGCAGCGCCTGGCAGATGCCGGTTTGCTGGCACGCTTTCATGGCGGCGTGCGGGTGCCCAGCTCCACCGTCGAGAACATTGCGCACCAACAACGCAAAAGCCTCAGCGCCGAAGGCAAGGCGCGCATTGCCCGTGCCGTGGCCCAACGCGTGCCCAACGACTGCTCGCTGATCCTCAACATCGGCACCACGACCGAGGCTGTTGCCAAGGCCCTGCTGCATCACAAGGGGTTGCGGGTCATCACCAACAACCTGAATGTGGCGGAGATTTTGTGCGGCAATCCCGACTGCGAAGTCATCGTGGCCGGCGGCGTGGTGCGTGCGCGCGACCGCGGCATCGTGGGCGAGGCAGCGGTCGATTTCATACGCCAGTTCCGGGTGGACATTGCCGTCATTGGCATCTCCGGCATCGAGCCCGATGGCTCCCTGCGCGACTTCGACTACCGGGAGGTCAAGGTGGCCCAGGCCATCATTGCGCACGCCCGCGAGGTCTGGCTGGCCGCCGACAGCAGCAAATTCAACCGCCCGGCCATGGTCGAGCTGGCCCAGCTGTCCCAGATAGACAGGCTGTTCACCGACAAGGCGCCACCCGAACCTTTTCCCGCCCTGCTGGAAGAGGCCAATGTGATCTGTGAAATAGCCCACGCCTGA
- a CDS encoding ABC transporter ATP-binding protein — MQLALDHISKKVGAEHWLYELSLAPRSGEVTVLLGATQAGKTSLMRIMAGLDVPTKGRVLVDNANVTATPVRERNVAMVYQQFINYPSLKVFDNIASPLRLRGEPNIDQQVRSLAGRLHIEMFLDRLPAELSGGQQQRVALARALAKGAPLMLLDEPLVNLDYKLREELREELTQLFAAGDSTVIYATTEPGEALLLGGYTAVMDGGELLQYGPTAEVFHTPQSLRVARAFSDPPMNLIAALPVGQGVQLVGGPVLRMAVPSVSAQRLATLTAGIRGSALRIEERAGDVVLAGRVELAEISGSDTFVHVATAAGELVAQLTGVHYFDLGVPLTLYLDPAQAYVFDAAGALLVAPGRKGGR, encoded by the coding sequence ATGCAGCTGGCACTTGACCACATCAGCAAGAAAGTCGGCGCGGAGCACTGGTTGTACGAGTTAAGTCTGGCACCGCGCAGTGGCGAGGTGACGGTGCTTTTGGGCGCCACGCAAGCCGGCAAGACCAGTCTGATGCGCATCATGGCGGGGCTGGATGTGCCCACCAAAGGCCGGGTGCTGGTGGACAACGCCAACGTCACCGCAACGCCGGTGCGCGAACGCAATGTCGCCATGGTGTACCAGCAGTTCATCAACTACCCGTCGCTCAAGGTGTTTGACAACATCGCATCCCCGCTCAGGCTGCGCGGCGAGCCCAACATTGACCAGCAGGTGCGCAGCCTGGCCGGGCGGCTGCATATCGAGATGTTTCTGGACCGCTTGCCGGCCGAACTTTCCGGCGGCCAGCAGCAGCGCGTGGCCCTGGCGCGGGCCCTGGCCAAGGGCGCGCCCCTGATGCTGCTTGATGAGCCGCTGGTGAATCTGGACTACAAGCTGCGCGAAGAACTGCGCGAAGAGTTGACGCAGTTGTTTGCCGCCGGCGATTCGACCGTGATTTACGCCACCACCGAGCCCGGCGAAGCCTTGCTGCTGGGCGGCTACACCGCCGTGATGGATGGCGGTGAGCTGCTGCAGTACGGGCCAACGGCAGAGGTGTTTCATACGCCCCAGTCGCTGCGGGTGGCGCGTGCCTTCAGCGACCCGCCGATGAACCTGATTGCCGCGCTGCCGGTAGGGCAGGGCGTGCAACTGGTGGGCGGGCCGGTGCTCAGGATGGCTGTGCCGTCCGTGTCGGCACAGCGCCTGGCGACGCTGACGGCAGGCATTCGCGGCAGTGCACTGCGCATCGAGGAGCGCGCGGGCGATGTGGTGCTTGCGGGCAGGGTCGAACTGGCAGAGATCTCCGGGTCTGACACCTTTGTGCACGTCGCCACGGCGGCCGGTGAACTGGTGGCTCAGCTGACGGGCGTGCATTACTTTGATCTGGGGGTGCCGCTGACGCTGTACCTGGATCCCGCCCAAGCCTATGTGTTTGATGCGGCCGGTGCGCTGCTGGTCGCGCCCGGGCGCAAGGGGGGGCGTTGA